The genomic stretch TTCGCATGTTGTAAATAACTTCGGTACGTGAAGTCCAGTTAGTAACCTAACTCTTCTTCAAGATCCTGGAGACTTTCTTCAGTTGCTCTTACCTCTGGAAAATGATGTGACCAAATTCCACCTACGTCGTCTTGTCTCATTAATTCTTGTTTTACTAAAATTAACGCTGCTATCCTGTCTTTCCAATTCATCATCTTTTAGTTCCTCCTCTACTTATATAAAAGAGTTTCTTGTAAAATAGTCTCTACTCGAAGAATATTAAAAAAGACCATGAACAACGTTTTTACATTCAAGGTCGATGAGCTTCTAAATTATATTTTGAGTCATAATATACTATCTTGATAACCTACTTCTTCTACAATTTCATCTTCAATTTTTATTCCCAATCCATCTTCTATATTCCAAGATGCATCGCACAACAATCCCAGTCTTCTTCCTTTGCTTCTTACTCTCCTTACAATTAATTCTGTCGGTTTAACCAATTTTCTTAAATCTGAGATTGAATCAATTTCAGGAGCAATTTTATCTATTTCCGGATCATTTTCTAACATCTCTCTATATTCTTGATAATTTTCATTATAGTAATCATAAATCTGAATTTCCGCGTCTTCTATTATTTTCTTCATATTTTGATTAAATTTAGAGAATGCATCTTTCTGCACATTTGAAAAATTAGCACTTTCATCTGCATCCACACTTAAAATGATTTCTTTTTCTAAATCGAACATTTTAATAGTGGTTTTTCCTCTCCAAAAATTGTTTATATATTCAAGTCTTCCAAATAACTCATCATTAATTATTGTCATCATTACTCTCCCTATATTTTTATAGACATTGTTTGAATGGATTTTTCAAATGATGATTCTTACGAAGTCTAAGTCTTTTTCCAAAATGCAGTGCGAAGGAAGTCATGTTTACAACTATAAAACTTGTATAAAAGAAGGATTTTAAAAAACAGCTACTACCTATAAGATAATCAAGTGATCGTAATTATTTCTTGTATAATTTTGTTACTCCACAGGTCCCATAAACTCATTAGTAATAAGCATGTGTTCCTTCAATTTAACCTTTTTCAGAAAATCTACTTTTTCTTCTCCACCTAAACCTAGTAAAGGTGTGTATCCAAAGCACTCTTCATACTTCAACTCATCATACTTCTCCATGGCAAGGGGATATGGCTGCCAAGACAAATCTTCATTTCTAAATTCTTCATCAAAAATATTAGAAAAGAAGAATTCAAAGGTAAACATTATTGTTTTGACGGTACCGTATCTGAAATTAAGTAGTCTGACATATCCATCAGACCATATCAATAAATCTCCCATGCCAGTAGCAAACAGTACTATTGCATCCTTATACCTTTTGCTGCTGTGTTCTAGAATCCCTTTAAATTCATCTGGATTTACACTTTTAAAATATCCTTGCATAAAAGAACCAAATCCATATTTTCTCCATAATGCTATTATTTCATTAGGTACATTTTCTTTATATCTCTCAATAATTTCGTTCGAGACTTTATTATGCAACTTAAAATCTTTTATATATTGTTCCATAAGTTTCTCTCCCGGAAAAAGGTCTTGGTTTAGTATTATGTAAGAGCTTTTACAAAATAAGACTAATAAATTCTCCAAAACTACTTGCCGTTAAGTACGTAACAGGCTCTAATTCTCCTGATTCCTCATGGCTCCAGACACAAACACTAGGGTTGTTGTTGCCCTCTCTATAGTCTAAACACACAAAGTCACCAGCAAATAACACTGCAATTGGCAGGATTTCCGCACCAATTAAATCTTCGTTGTCTGTTAGTCGATCTTCCAATTGAGTCAAAGTAACACTTAAATCGTAAACCCCTAAATGATCTTCATTGTTCTTTGGGTTTTCTAATAAACATAAAAAGCGATCTATTGCATATTCATGACCATTTTCTTTACAAGTAAACGTGCCTACCACTGGTTTCCCACCATTATTATGCTGAAGAAAGCTTTTAAAATCCTCTGGTAGTTTTAGCCTCCAGTTTTTTTCTTTTTTTCAAACAGCTTATCTGAAGGTAAGGGGAGTATAAGAGTGCTTTTGTCTATTTCCATAAATTAAAATACCTCCTTTTATCTAGAACATCAGCCTAAAACCCAGTGTCATATGTTAAATATTCTGCTTCCCATTTTTCTTGTTTTTCGACAGGACTCAATTGAGATAAATCATCATAACCATAATTAATCTTAAGCTTACCTGTGTTTTCTAATATGTAAGTTAGATTAGTCCATTTTTCTTGTCCTTGCTCTAAGAACTCTTCATGTAATCTTGAAATATTTTGATACAATTCGTTTTCAAGCCGATCATATTCACTCTCAACCATGTTATAAATCTCAACTATATCAAGACTATATATAGGACTCCCACCAGATTCAGGATAATAATAAAAATACACTTTTTTATAACCCTCTCTAATCTCAGCGTATAATAAAACCTGTTTCCAGTCCTCTTGTATAATATTGAGTAATGTATTAGCGATTTGTTGATACGTCTGTTCCATTATTTTGCTTTCCATTAAAGATACCCTCCTGAATTACTTGTGTTTCTATTATCAAATTTTTTAGGTGCAATTATGTTTTGGGATGGGTTAGTCGAAGGGTTCAATGAAGTATATAAGTATTTCAACTCATAGTAGCTAGATAAATATAATACAAAACCACTGCACTTAAACTGTTGCAGTGGTTCTTGATGAAATACTTTTTTGTACTCAAAATTATTTTTGCTATATGATTAGCTGTTTTAACATCATCATTCGAAGTTATTAACTCATTCATTTAAATCGCAATATCCTGGTAACCTACTTCAATTATTTTCTCATCTAACATACGAACTCCAAGGCCATTCTCTGTATCCCATGTACACTTAAGTGTGGCTCTGATATCTCTGCCTTCACACAGATCTCCATAAGGAACAACAATACCGTCTAACTCTATCATTTTAAGTATTTGTTCAATTGTTTCAACTTTTGGATAATGATTATTCACTTCTATATCATAACCCAATTCTTTCCTTCTTTGTTCATAATAAGTGAAGATGGACTGTAACATATCTTTTTGTACGTGTTCCCAATTTTGTATGAATGCATCATATGCTACGTATTGTTCCTCATCAAAATTACCGTCCTCTTCCCCATCTATCATTAAAGTTATCATAGTTTCTTTTCCCCAAAATTGAATAAAAGTATCCTTAGTCCAACCATATTCATACTCAAGCTCACCGAAAACTGAATCATTTATTATCACCTTACAAGCTCCTCCTTATGCCTCTAGTCTACATTCCAATACAGAGTACATGAGGCAACTCTGCTTTTTGTTATCTTATATTCAAGGCTCTTCTAAATTTACGTGTTTAGCAGCTCTCCATAATCGCGAAAAAACACTTGCTTGCCTAAAGACAATCAAGTGTTTTCATCATACTTTATCAACTTTACTCCTTATAAAACTTAACATATAATCCCATAAAAACTAGAGATTATTATTTCTAACTTCTTCAAACCATTCATCAGCTATATGATTAGCTGTTTTCATATCATCATTCGTATATACTAAATCATAATCGTGCTCTGCTTTAAAGTCACCACTATGTACATTATAAATTAATTTCATTTCTGTAGGCATTTCTTTATTGTATTCTTTGCATAAAGTTTCTATTTTTTCAATATTATCATTAATTATATTTAGTACCGAAAGCATTCTATTTGGAGAAACATCATATTCTTCGTCTCCATCTTCCAAAGCATCATTCACTTTATTACACTTTACGTATTTGTTGTTCATTAAATAAAAGAACTTACTCGAAATAATATTTCCTTCACACGATGCGTAAACGTATATTTTATCTGCTCTTTCATTGATATATTCCATACAAATAGATATCATATCCGCTTGCAACTCACTAAATCTATCTTCAAAATCTTTCATACTACCATTCACTCCCACTCCTTGGTTAGTTTCTAAAGATTTATTATGATGCGTATTACTTCCAGAACAGATTATATTAATAGTGAAGTAATTCCCGAACCATATACTAAGACGAGTTCGTATGCCACTACGCCAGACAAAAAAAACACTTGCTGCCCTCAAAGACAATCAAGTGCTTTAAGTTCATGTTCAAAACTATTTATCCAACGTTATATCAAATAGGATTAGTAGAAAATTCGCGGTTATACTTTTCAATTAATGCTTTATCTTTATCATCATTTGGTACTTCACCTAAATATTTATTCTTCCAAATAATCATCTGGTCACTAAAACTGTAGTCGGTATTAAACCAATCGGTATAATCATAGTGCATACTGAATTTCCCACTACTTTCTAGAGACATTGTAAATGCATACCAAGGATCCTGTCCATTTTCTTTAAAAATACCTCGTAGTTTCTTACTCAGTGTATATAAAATATCTTCTTTTCTTTCAAACTCGTCTTCATCAATTTGAAATTAAAAAGGTATCTCTAAACTATACTTAAATTTCATATTTTCAAGTGTATTATAATAAAAGTAAGTTCCGCCTCCATTTTCCGAAATTTGAGCATAAAAATAAAATTTATTCCAATCCTCTGGGATCATTTCATTAACTGTTTCAGCTATCTCTCTATATAATCTATTCATTTCTTTTTCCATGTTGACCCTCCTGCTCTATTTTCAATAGTTTTCTTAAAAATTTCTTTACCCTCAATTTTATAAACTACTTAATATGAATCTTGTCTTAATGAGGTTCTAAGAGAGAGCGTTTTAAAAAAGCACTTGTCACCTTTTAAGGGTAATCAAGTGCTTATAAATTCCTTTATCATCTTTTTGTTTACTCAACAGGTCCCATAAATTCAGTAATAATAAGTATATGTTCCTTCAAATTAACCTTTTTTAGGTGTTCTACTTTTTCCTCTCCACCCAAACCTAGTAAAGGAGTGTAGCCAAAGCAATATTCATATTCTGGTTCTTTATATTTTTCTATTGCTTCAGGATAAGGAGACCAGTCTAATACCTTTTGTTTAAATGCCTCTTCCTCTAAAAACCTCAGAAACAATGAGTATTTTGAAGCTACCACTTTTGTATTACCTTTTCGATAATTAATTGTTACAATGTAGGACTCTTGATTCTCATCTTTTTCAAAAAGTATAACATCACCCATGGATGTAGTGAATATAGGGGTTGTCCCTTCACTTCTTAAATAAGAATCATTCACTATCGATTTATATTCATCTGGGTTAATAATTTTTAAATACCCATTCATTAATGTTCCATAGCCGTATGTTTTCCATGCGGCAATTAATTCTTCTGGAAGCATGTCTTTGTATTTGTTAATGGTATACTCCTCAACTTCACTTACCCTATTGAAATCTTTGAATATATCCATACTACAAACCTCCTCTCATAACAGCTAATTAGGAAAGTACGTAAGCGTTAAAATTTTCATACTCTACTACTATTAGATAATTCTTTAAACCACTCATCCGCTATATCACTTGCAGTTTTATTCTCATCATTCATATATACTAACTCATACTTGTATTCAGCAGTAAATTTTCCACTTTTCACATCATATCTAATCTTCATTTCAGTTGGCATATCTCTCTCATATTCTTTACAAGTATTTTTAATACTCTCAAAATCTTCGTTTAATATATCTAGTACCATAAACTGTCGTTTAGCAGAAACGTCATATTCTCTGTCGTTATCGATTAATACGTCATTTAATTTATGAGGTTTTACATATTGATCATGAATTAAATAAAAGAATTTACTCGAAATTACAGTTTCTTCACATGAAGCATAGATGTATATTTGATCAGCCCTATCCTCTACATATTCCAGACATATAGAGACCATATCTGCTTGCAGTGCACTAAACTTATCTTCAAATTCTTTCATCCTGCTTTAGCTCCTTAGATTTATTCATGCTTAAAAGTTAGCCATCATTACTCTTCCAAACTGGCATGTAACATGCTTAAAAATTGGTTAATATCATTTGCAAGAAAGTACATATTACTCATGTCATCCGGATACTCTGATTCTTGTTCATGATCCCAAAAATAAATATTTTCATAATAGGATTCATTCGTTCCCAAACAAATTACGTTACCTGCAGAATCGTCTGCAATAGGAATGAACCCATTCGGAAGTCTAAACTCATATATATCGATTACCTTCTCTAAATTATCGTACATATCTCCGATGCCATTAAATACATTTATAACACTATGCCCTTTTTCATCTGAAATTTTAAATGTACTAGCGGAAGGGTAACCACCATTCCACTGAAGTAAGAATTGTTTATATTTTTCGGTTAACTTTACTTCGTTTTCATTTTCAAATTGTTTAATGGTTTCTATTGAAATTTTTTCGTTATTACCTTCTATCAATATCATTGTAATTTCCTCCTTCCGATTGCCAGGCATTAGTATTAAAAAACACTTGTTACCTTATGAGGGTAATCAAGTGTTTGTAATTAATTCTTTTATAATTTTTTCATTTACTCAACAGATCACATGCTTCGGTGAACTATGGTTAATTATATTCACTTTACCTATTTGTTAGCTTTTTAAAGCCAAAACTTCTTCTCGATTGTAGTCTATCATTGCTAGAAAAAATTCAGCAAAATTCTCAAATCTATCTATTTCTTCTCCAGCAAACCAAAGTATCTCTCCTGGTTTAGCTGAATTTGGTAGGCTTAATACAAATAAATCCTTATCATGTTCCGTAGCAGCTATTGGCAATAGTTCACTTCTACTAACACCACTTTCTTTTAATACCTGATCATCAATAGCTGTTAATAGCATTTCAGCATATTCTTTTTTAGTGGAGTCTTTCAGTTGTTCAGTACCAAATAAGTCTACCGTTTGATAAAAACCTTTCCAACCATTTGCATGTTGTAAGAAGTCTCGATACGTTAAGTCCAGTTTATAACCCAATTCTTCTTCAAGATCTAGAAGACTTTCTTCAGTTGCTCCTACCTCTGGAAAATGATGTGGCCAAATTTTCTCTACATCTTGTTTCATCAATTCTTGTTTTACTAAAATTAAAGTTGCTATCATGTCTTTCCAATTAATCATCTTTTAGTTCCTCCTCTACGAATTTAAATTCTGTAGGTTTATAACCAACAGGATATTTATTAGCCTGTCCTCCAATACTCATATTAACTTTTGGATCAAGATCTAACCAACTATGTGGATCCGGTTTGCCCATCCAAGTTGTATCAGGAACATGACCAACATGCCCTTTATATGCTTCTCCATTGTCAGCCGCTCTTTTTCCTTCGAGCCTTGCTGCACGTGAAGCTTCTTGTCTTAGTTTACCTTTTGTTGACACTCTTCCTGTAGGAGATAATACTCCAGCTTCCAAAGCTTTATTAGAGCCTTCAACATAGGCCTTAACTTGCGCTATCTGTTCATCCGTTGCTCCTGGTGGTGCTTTTACCTCTACAGTACCACTTAGCTCACCCGTCCCTCTAGTAACCGAAGCCTGCTGCATCAATTCCTTAACAGTCTTCGTCTCCGTACTAATCGTCCTGATCACATGACCGGTCGGTGACGCAAACGCGTAGACTTTGAATCCTACAGGTATGTGTGTGCTGCCTACATTATGCTTTATAGTCTTAGCCATTTCTTCAGCCTGCAAAAGCTTCTGTCTAGCATATTGAGTGCTGTAAGGGAATTTCGTTTGAACAAATTTACCCATATCTACCTTACTTAAACCATACCCTGCACCGCTTACTCCTACGATTGCAAACGCATTAAACAGACTCTGGTTACGCTGTTGTTCCGTTAATTCATTGCCAAACATGTCTTTCCCGGTGAAGTACTCCCCAAAACCGTTCGCTGACACAAGTCCATATATGCCATATTCGGCTTTTTGGAGATTCTTGAGTCCTTGCGCCGTTCGGTGGGCATCGAGCATATGATTCGCAGCGTTCGCTCCTTTTACCGTTTTGTAGATGGCCGATCCACCTTTACCGATTCGCCCAGCCCAACCGACGAACGGAACAAAGCCTGCCGCTGCCATAGCACCAGATGTCACGCGTTCGGCATCACTCAGCTTGCGTCCTGTTACAGGATCAACGCCCGTTGCAGCTCTCTGTGTATCGTAATACCCGGTTACTTCACCAGTAAACGTACAGACGGTGTCCCACGCCTTCTCGTAAAATGGTCTGTTTTCCATTTCTTCGATTTCTTTTGCAATCCTTCGATCCTCTTTTTGCTGCTTTTTAAACGTTAGATAGTCAGAGGTATCTTTTTTTGCTTGTCCGATCGCTTTGTAAACTTCGCTATTGTGATAAGCTTCTGCGTTAAAGTTGAGCGGAGATATGGTCTCCCCTTGCCTTGTGGCTTCCATCAGCTGTGCGAACAGCCCGTAAATATGCTGTTCTTGATTTTGAGAAATGCTGTACTCTTCTGATAAGCGTTGATCGAACTCGTTTACTTTCTCGACCGTATCAGATCGTTTTTTCTCTGCTTTATCCATTTGATCTTCGAAGGCATCTTTTGAAAATACCGATAAAGAGACAAGGTCATTGATTCTGTTAAAAATATGCTGCAACGCCTCTTGTTGATCAGCGACCATATCCTTCGCCTGTTTCCCCGCTCGCTCTACGTTATCTTCTAAAAAAGGAACCTGTACGAACGTATCTCCAGAAAGATCCACATCCTCCGTATCTCCAGGAATGCCTTTAAAAAAGCCAACATTCGTGTCGATCAACCGAATCCATGCATCGATAACATCCATCTGCCCCTGGTAGAATCCTTTGATTGCATCTGCTCCATGCCCCTTAAAGTCATGGTTCTCTACTATTTTACTAAACTCTTTTTTTAAAGTCTCAAATTGTTCTCTTAATTGCTCATAATGGTGGGCTCGTTCACTGGTTGCAGCTTTTAAGGTTGACGCTTCGTATACTTTGCTTCCCATTTACTGTTGCCCTCTTTCGTCTGAAATGTTTACCTATTTTACACTTCCTTTATTATCCAATATATAAACCGTGATTTTCAATGAAACTTGTGTACCATTTTCTTTCGTGATTTTCACGGTACGTGTTTTTATATTTTGTTACGCGTTCACCGGTAAAATGGCTGTTTTCACCTGAGATATGTTTGTTTTCACCGGTAACATGTTCACCACCACCTGAACTTCAACACTCACCACCGATAATTGCATAACTTTCACCTGTACAGGCCTCCTAGCAACAAAAAATACCCAGTCATAGGACAGATTTCACCGTGAATACAGTGATTGAGGGAGGTGACAGATGAATTTAGTAAAAAGATTCGCACTAGCGAACATGCTCATGTTCATTTTCATTCTTTCTGGTTGCAGTGATGACCCGGTTCAGGAAGATCTGCTTCACTACGTGAACGAAGAGATGCCGGATCTGGCAGATGAGGAAACAAAGGTTGTCGGAAAGTATGAAGCGGTAACAGGAGTGAACTACACAGATGATTACACCCTTTATGACGCATTAAAATTGGAGATTATTCCGGAGTACAACGCGTTCATCCAAAAGCTTGAGGCTGTTGAGACCAAGACAGACGAACTGCGAAAGTTACACGAGGACTTTATTGAAGCGACGAACCTACAGGCGAGCGCTTTTCTTCTTATCGTGACCGCGATTGAAAATCAAGACAGCAGCACGATTAACGAAGCGAACGAAAAACTTAATACGGCTCGTAAAATGATGCGTGATTATCAGAATGATGTGGAAAAATTAGCGAAGAAACATGATGTGAAGTTAGAAAAAAAGAAACTCGATGAATCTCTATAGCGAAATGTATAAAGGCACAAAAAAAAGCGATCACTTCATAAAAGTGATCGCCTTTTATATTAGTTCAACAGAGTTGGTTCATAATCAATGTTGTACTTTTTCGTTAATTTTTCCATACCTTCATGATACTCTTGAATCGCTTCTTGGTATTGAAGTCCTTTTTCGTTGGATTTTTCTATTAAACTTTTGTCTTGTTTTTCTAAGGCTTCCTTCTCCAACAACAACGCTTCTTGATAGATTAAGGTGGCTTTTTCCATCTTATCTGTTTGTGCTTTAAGCTCTTTCGTTTTCGGATCGATTTCTTTGGCTCCCTTTACTACTTTATCGTAAATTGGGATGACTTGATTGACGAGCACATCATATAATTCTTTATCATTTTTAAAATTTTCACCAGAAACAGAAGCTAGAATCTGATTAGCTTCTACCTCGTATTTAGAGATTTGAGCGATGTCTTCATTAATGACTTTAACGATTTCTTCTTGTTTTTCCTTGTCTGACATTTCTTTTTTAGTAGAAGTCTTACTCTCGCTGCATGCTGCAAGGATGAGAATCAGGAGTAAGGAGAATGTGATGAAGATCGGTTTACGCATAGCTATGTTTCCTTTCTACTGTTTAATAAGCGATTCATCTTTTTTAATATAAGCATCTCGTCGTTTAAGATAACGCGAGACTTGTATTCTCTTCAGAAGTAACATCATTAAGAATCCAAATACAACACCCATTAGCGAAACCCAGTTTCCGCGTATAAGCATAACCAAGTCGCCTAAAAACATATAGCAAAATAAGGTATACACGGCCGCGAGCATGATGTTAAAGAATTGAAGCTCCTTTATTCTTCTTTTTTCAGAACCTGCTATAGACTCCTCCTTATTCCGTTGAGATAGGAGTTGCCATTCCTGAGTTACGATTATGTAAGGTTCAATAAACCATTTTCCGATTTTTTTCATTTTTTACAATCCTGACTTCATAAATTTTTCATTTTCCTAGAACTTTATAGTATTTTATACCTCTTTCTATAGCGTACCAAATGTTCTATTTTAGGTCTAATACCAAAATAGATGAAGTATACCTTTGAAATTCTGAGTGAGGAGTGCATAGCTACAGGCAAATCGACATGCCTTCCCTTTAGTACTAGGTCTATATATCGAAATTGTAAAAAGAGTAAATATAACGTAAGGATTAAATTTTTTCTCAATTTCGACATTTTTCGACTTTACAATATTTAGTTACATGCTAAATTTAAATAGTATGACTAATTCGAAGGGATTGAGATGTATGGTTTTAAATAAAAAGTTTAAAAGATTACTAGCTTCTTCACTTGCTGTTGGACTAATCTCCTCTCAAGTGGCAATACCCGCACTAGCTAATTCGAATGATCACGGTAAGCCTCAGCCAACACGTGGCTTTAACCTATCACTCATGCATACAAATGATACACATGCACATTTAGATAATGTGGCACAACGTATTACAGCGATTAAAGAAGTTCGCGCTGAAAAGCCTAACGCTCTTTTGTTAGACGCTGGTGATGTTTTCTCCGGAACACTGTATTTCAACGAGTTCCGCGGACAAGCTGACCTTGAGTTTATGAA from Bacillus sp. E(2018) encodes the following:
- a CDS encoding T6SS immunity protein Tdi1 domain-containing protein; this encodes MEQYIKDFKLHNKVSNEIIERYKENVPNEIIALWRKYGFGSFMQGYFKSVNPDEFKGILEHSSKRYKDAIVLFATGMGDLLIWSDGYVRLLNFRYGTVKTIMFTFEFFFSNIFDEEFRNEDLSWQPYPLAMEKYDELKYEECFGYTPLLGLGGEEKVDFLKKVKLKEHMLITNEFMGPVE
- a CDS encoding immunity protein YezG family protein; the protein is MESKIMEQTYQQIANTLLNIIQEDWKQVLLYAEIREGYKKVYFYYYPESGGSPIYSLDIVEIYNMVESEYDRLENELYQNISRLHEEFLEQGQEKWTNLTYILENTGKLKINYGYDDLSQLSPVEKQEKWEAEYLTYDTGF
- a CDS encoding DUF2004 domain-containing protein produces the protein MIINDSVFGELEYEYGWTKDTFIQFWGKETMITLMIDGEEDGNFDEEQYVAYDAFIQNWEHVQKDMLQSIFTYYEQRRKELGYDIEVNNHYPKVETIEQILKMIELDGIVVPYGDLCEGRDIRATLKCTWDTENGLGVRMLDEKIIEVGYQDIAI
- a CDS encoding immunity protein YezG family protein, whose amino-acid sequence is MKDFEDRFSELQADMISICMEYINERADKIYVYASCEGNIISSKFFYLMNNKYVKCNKVNDALEDGDEEYDVSPNRMLSVLNIINDNIEKIETLCKEYNKEMPTEMKLIYNVHSGDFKAEHDYDLVYTNDDMKTANHIADEWFEEVRNNNL
- a CDS encoding T6SS immunity protein Tdi1 domain-containing protein; translated protein: MDIFKDFNRVSEVEEYTINKYKDMLPEELIAAWKTYGYGTLMNGYLKIINPDEYKSIVNDSYLRSEGTTPIFTTSMGDVILFEKDENQESYIVTINYRKGNTKVVASKYSLFLRFLEEEAFKQKVLDWSPYPEAIEKYKEPEYEYCFGYTPLLGLGGEEKVEHLKKVNLKEHILIITEFMGPVE
- a CDS encoding immunity protein YezG family protein → MKEFEDKFSALQADMVSICLEYVEDRADQIYIYASCEETVISSKFFYLIHDQYVKPHKLNDVLIDNDREYDVSAKRQFMVLDILNEDFESIKNTCKEYERDMPTEMKIRYDVKSGKFTAEYKYELVYMNDENKTASDIADEWFKELSNSSRV
- a CDS encoding SMI1/KNR4 family protein; the encoded protein is MILIEGNNEKISIETIKQFENENEVKLTEKYKQFLLQWNGGYPSASTFKISDEKGHSVINVFNGIGDMYDNLEKVIDIYEFRLPNGFIPIADDSAGNVICLGTNESYYENIYFWDHEQESEYPDDMSNMYFLANDINQFLSMLHASLEE
- a CDS encoding SMI1/KNR4 family protein, with translation MINWKDMIATLILVKQELMKQDVEKIWPHHFPEVGATEESLLDLEEELGYKLDLTYRDFLQHANGWKGFYQTVDLFGTEQLKDSTKKEYAEMLLTAIDDQVLKESGVSRSELLPIAATEHDKDLFVLSLPNSAKPGEILWFAGEEIDRFENFAEFFLAMIDYNREEVLALKS
- a CDS encoding T7SS effector LXG polymorphic toxin, whose protein sequence is MGSKVYEASTLKAATSERAHHYEQLREQFETLKKEFSKIVENHDFKGHGADAIKGFYQGQMDVIDAWIRLIDTNVGFFKGIPGDTEDVDLSGDTFVQVPFLEDNVERAGKQAKDMVADQQEALQHIFNRINDLVSLSVFSKDAFEDQMDKAEKKRSDTVEKVNEFDQRLSEEYSISQNQEQHIYGLFAQLMEATRQGETISPLNFNAEAYHNSEVYKAIGQAKKDTSDYLTFKKQQKEDRRIAKEIEEMENRPFYEKAWDTVCTFTGEVTGYYDTQRAATGVDPVTGRKLSDAERVTSGAMAAAGFVPFVGWAGRIGKGGSAIYKTVKGANAANHMLDAHRTAQGLKNLQKAEYGIYGLVSANGFGEYFTGKDMFGNELTEQQRNQSLFNAFAIVGVSGAGYGLSKVDMGKFVQTKFPYSTQYARQKLLQAEEMAKTIKHNVGSTHIPVGFKVYAFASPTGHVIRTISTETKTVKELMQQASVTRGTGELSGTVEVKAPPGATDEQIAQVKAYVEGSNKALEAGVLSPTGRVSTKGKLRQEASRAARLEGKRAADNGEAYKGHVGHVPDTTWMGKPDPHSWLDLDPKVNMSIGGQANKYPVGYKPTEFKFVEEELKDD